A genomic window from Paramormyrops kingsleyae isolate MSU_618 unplaced genomic scaffold, PKINGS_0.4 ups47, whole genome shotgun sequence includes:
- the LOC140586380 gene encoding uncharacterized protein, with the protein MCTWHQDTLGRSSMIDFLVLSSDLRPHVLDTRVKRGAELSTDHYLVVGWLRWWGRKPARPGRPKRIVRVCWEHLAESPVRRSFNSYFRQNFSQAGDIESEWVMFRASIVEAADRSCGRKVVGACRGGNPRTRWWTPVVRDAVKLKKESYRAFLACGTPEAADRYRQVKRDAASAVAEAKTRVWEEFGEAMENDFRMASRRFWSTIWRLRVGKRCNINTVYGGDGVLLTSTRDVLGHGGSTSKTSSISPTRLPMWKQSMGTPLSRGWRSLRWLKISSVAEPRGWMRSARSSLRLWMLWGCPG; encoded by the coding sequence atgtgcacttggcaccaggacaccctaggccgcagttcgatgatcgactttttAGTcctgtcatcggacttgcggccgcatgtcttggacactcgggtgaagagaggggcggagctgtcaactgatcactacctggtggtgggttggctccgctggtgggggaggaagccggccaggcctggcaggcccaagcgtatagtgcgggtctgctgggaacatctggcggaatcccctgtcaggaggagtttcaactcctacttccggcagaacttctcccaggcgggggacatcgagtccgaatgggtcatgttccgcgcctccattgtggaggcggctgaccggagctgtggccgtaaggtggtcggtgcctgtcgcggcggcaatccgcgaacccgctggtggacaccagtggtgagggatgctgtcaagctgaagaaggagtcctatcgggcctttttagcctgcgggactccagaggcagctgacaggtaccggcaggtcaagcgggatgcggcttcggcggtcgctgaggcaaaaactcgggtttgggaggagtttggtgaggccatggaaaacgacttccggatggcttcgaggcgattctggtccaccatctggcggctccgggtgggaaagcggtgcaacatcaacactgtttatggtggggatggggtgctgctgacctcaacccgggacgttttgggtcatggagggagtacttcgaagacctcctcaatctcaccgacacgccttccaatgtggaagcagagtatggggactcccctatctcgggggtggaggtcactgaggtggttaaaaatctcctcggtggccgagccacgggggtggatgagatctgcccggagttccttaaggctctggatgctgtggggctgtcctggttga